DNA sequence from the Tenacibaculum mesophilum genome:
CTTCACTTTCGTAAGCTTCTTTTAAATTGGTAACTACCTGTAATGTTTTAGAACCATCTGTAAAAGGAACAACAATACGCTCGTAACGGTCACCTTCGTTTTCAAAAACATTTTTAATTACTGGGAATGCATTTTCAGCATTTCTTTCCGCATCGTTTTTGTAGTGTTCTGTTACTATTTTGTATAGCTTGTCAATTAAATCTTGCTCTGATGTTTTATTGAATTCTTCTTCAGAAAAAGGAGAAGTCATTGCAGAGAAACGAATTAATTCGAATTCAAAGTTTTGGAAGTCTTTAGCACCCTTATTTTGTCTTACAATTGAATCACAGGTATCGTAAATCATGTTTGCAATATCAATCTGTAAACGCTTTCCGTCTAAAGCATGACGACGACGTTTGTATACAAACTCACGCTGTGCGTTCATAATATCATCATATTCTAATAAACGCTTACGAATTCCAAAGTTGTTTTCTTCTACTTTTTTCTGAGCTCTTTCAATAGATTTAGAAATCATAGAATGCTGAATTACTTCACCTTCTTTTAATCCCATTCTATCCATCATTTTCGCAATTCTTTCAGAACCAAATAAACGCATTAAGTTATCGTCTAAAGCTACATAGAATTGAGAAGAACCTACATCTCCTTGACGTCCTGCACGACCACGTAACTGACGGTCTACACGACGAGAATCATGGCGTTCTGTACCAATAATAGCTAAACCACCTGCTGCTTTAACTTCGTCAGATAATTTAATATCGGTACCACGACCAGCCATGTTTGTTGCAATGGTAACTACTCCAGGTTTACCAGCTTCAGCAACTACATCAGCTTCTCTTTTGTGTAATTTTGCATTTAATATATTGTGAGGAATTTTACGAATTTGTAACATTCTTCCTAATAATTCAGAGATTTCAACCGAAGTAGTACCTACTAATACAGGTCTTCCTTCTCCAACTAATTTTACAATGTCTTCAATTACTGCGTTGTATTTTTCACGCGTAGTTTTATAAACTAAATCTTGTTTATCGTCTCTTTGAATTGGTTTATTTGTAGGAATTTCAACAACATCTAGTTTATAAATTTCCCAGAATTCACCTGCTTCTGTAATCGCCGTACCTGTCATACCAGATAACTTACGGTACATTCTAAAGTAGTTTTGTAAAGTAACGGTAGCAAACGTTTGCGTAGCGTCTTCAATTTTTACATTCTCTTTAGCTTCAATGGCTTGGTGTAACCCATCAGAGTAACGACGACCGTCCATAATACGACCTGTTTGCTCATCTACAATCATTACTTTGTTATCCATAACCACATACTCCACGTCTTTTTCAAAAACCGTGTAGGCTTTTAAAAGTTGGTTCATGGTATGAATGCGCTCACTCTTCACACTAAATTCGCGATATAATTCTTCTTTTTGATCAGCTTTCTCTTCTGGAGTAGCATCGCTTTTATCTATTTGACCAACTTTTACACTAATATCTGGTAAAACGAAGAATGTTTCATTTTTTGTGATATCAGAAAGGTGTGCAATACCTTTATCAGTTAAATCAATTTGATTGTTCTTTTCTTCAATAGTAAACCATAATTCTGCATCAACTTCAGGCATTAGTTTGTTGTTGTCTTGCATGTAAAAGTTTTCAGTTTTTTGAAGAATTTGTTTAACTCCTTCTTGAGATAAAAACTTAATTAAGGCTTTGTTTTTAGGAAGACCTCTGTAAACTCTTAATAATAAGAAACCACCTTCTTTGGTGTCTCCTTCTTTAATTAAACGTTTAGCTTCAGCTAAAACACCTACTAAGTATTTATTTTGAATAGAAACTAAATCGGCAACTAGAGGCTTTAATTCATTAAATTCATGATTGTCTCCTTGTGGTACAGGACCAGAAATAATTAATGGAGTACGAGCATCATCAATTAAAACAGAATCCACCTCATCAATAATAGCATAGTTTGGTGCACGTTGTACTAAGTCTTTTTTAGAGTTAGCCATGTTATCACGCAAGTAGTCGAAACCAAACTCATTGTTAGTTCCGTAAGTAATATCAGCATTATAAGCTTCTCTACGTGCTTCAGAATTTGGTTGGTGGAAATCAATACAGTCAGTACTTAAGCCGTGGAACTCAAAAATAGGAGCCATCCACGCACAATCACGTTTTGCTAAGTAGTCGTTTACAGTAACAACATGAACTCCGTTACCAGTTAAAGCATTTAAGTATACTGGAAGTGTAGAAACTAAGGTTTTACCTTCCCCTGTCATCATTTCGGCAATTTTACCTTGGTGTAATACAGATCCACCAATTAATTGTACATCGTAGTGAATCATGTCCCAAATTACTTCTTTACCAGCAGCGTCCCATGAGTTAGCCCAAAAAGCTTTGTCATCTTCTAAAGTAATGTGTTCTCTAGTAGCTGATAATTCTCTATCAAAAGGAGTAGCAGTTACTTCTAATTCAGTATTGTTAGCAAAACGTTTTGCTGTTTCTTTCACAACAGCAAAGGCCTCTGGCATAATATCTAATAAAACAGCTTCAGATGCTTCGTAAGCTTCGTCTTTTAATTTATCAATTTCAGTATAGATTTCTTCTTGACGATCGATGTCTGCTTTTTTAGCTTCTTCCTCAAGCTCAGCTATTTTATCGTTAAAAAATTTGGTAGCATCTTTAATTTTCGATTTAAATTCGATTGTTTTTGCCCGTAATTCATCATTTGATAAACTGTTTAATGAATTTTCAAAAGATCGTACTTTTTCAACGATCGGTTGTAGTGATTTTAGGTCCTTTTGTTGTTTGTCTCCAACAAATAGTTTTATAATCGAATTTAAAACGCTCATTTGTAAAATATTGTTTTATAGCTAATTAAGTTGTTTTTAATTAGCGTTTTTTGTGTTTTTATTGAGTGCTTAAAAGTAAGCAAAAAAAAAGCCTCTGTAAAAGAGACTTTTTATTATTTATTTTTTCTAGTATTCATCTTCATTCCAAAGATAATCTTCTTCTGTAGGGTAATCTGGCCAGATTTCAATAATAGAATCGTACGCCTCACCTTCATCTTCGATATCTTGTAAGTTTTCTACCACTTCTAACGGTGCTCCAGTACGAATAGCGTAATCAATTAATTCGTCTTTAGTTGCAGGCCAGGGTGCATCTGCTAAATAAGATGCTAATTCAAGTGTCCAATACATTTCTTTATCTGTTTAATAAGATTTTCCGCAAAAATAATTTTTTTTTGTAAAAAGTCAAGTTTTTTTTAAAAAATGTGAAATTAATAATTAAAGAACTTAGTTATAGCTTTTCAGGAATCCATTTAATTTCCTCAGCTTGTAAGTCTTGGGTCAACTTCCGTGCCAATACAAAAAGGTAGTCAGAAAGTCGGTTTAAATACTTTAAAACAGTATCGCTAATTGCCTCTTCTTCGTTTAAAGCCACAGCCAATCGTTCCGATCTACGGCATACGCAGCGTGCTATGTGACAAAATGACACGGTTTGATGACCGCCTGGTAATACAAAGTGTGTCATTTGAGGTAGGTCTTTATTCATAAGGTCAATTTCGTCTTCTAAGAACTGAATTGACTCTTCGTTAATCTTGGGAATATTTAAGCGTTCTTTACCACTTTTTAAAGTTTCCTTTTCTGGAGGAGTAGCTAACATGGCACCTAATGTGAATAAATCGCTTTGAATTTTTGTTAATTTCTTTTTTAGAGTTTCGTCAACGTATTGGTCTCTAATTAACCCAATGTAAGAGTTAAGTTCATCAACTGTTCCATAACTTTCTATTCTTAAATGATGTTTAGGTACTCGAGTACCACCAAATAGGGCAGTGGTACCCTTATCACCTGTTTTAGTATATATTTTCATATGTTTTTTATTGGTTTGATTAATTATTTTAAGATAGCCAATTTATCTAAAATATAATCAGGACAACGCATAGGTCTTTTTGTTTTATTGTTAATAAATGCTAACACAGTATTTCCAGTTGAAATTAGGTCGTTATTTTGATTGGTAATTTCATAGTCGAATTCAATTTTTACTGAAGGTGTTTTTTTTAAAATGGTTGTAATGGTTAATTCATCGTCGTATAATGCTGATTTTTTAAAGTTACAAGATAAAGATATAACAGGTAACATGATTCCTGTTTTTTCCATATATTTGTAGGTAACGCCCAGAGAACGTAACCATTCGGTGCGACCAATCTCAAAAAACTGTGCGTAGTTCCCATGGTAAACTACTCCCATTTGATCAGTTTCAGCATACCGAACACGTATAGATGTATAATGTTTTTGCAAAAGATTATTTTATTTTTAATTGCACTAACATTACGTAAAAAAAAAATAAAAGTCAATAGTGATTTGATTTTTTTATACTGAAATTTATTCACACTTTTGTTCGCCCAGACATTGGTGTTTGGTGTCCCCTAAATCTGAATAAAAATTAACAACTAAAAAATTGATTTTTACCGCATATGACTAAAACAGCCGATTCAGTTTGGATGGAATGTTTGTCTTTTATAAAAGACAACATTAAGCCGCAGGCATATAAAACTTGGTTTGAGCCTATAAAGCCAATTAAATTGGCAGGGGAAGCATTGACGGTTCAGGTTCCTAGTAAGTTTTTTTATGAGTGGCTAGAAGAGCATTACATCAAACTGTTAAGAGTAGCTTTGGTTCGTCAGTTAGGTAATGATGCTAAGCTAATTTATGATGTACGTATGGAAAATACGTATAGTAGTAATAGTCCGCAAACAGTAAAAATACCTAGTTCAAATCGTAATCCGTTAAAACCACAAAAAGTAACCGTTCCGTTAGAATCAAAACGAGAACTAAAAAATCCATTTGTAATTCCTGGCTTGCAAAAAGTAAAGATAGAATCTCAACTAAACCCAAATTATAACTTTGTAAATTTTGTTGAAGGAGATTCAAATAGATTAGCACGTTCTGCAGGTATGGCTGTGGCTAATAAACCAGGAGGAACTTCATTTAACCCATTACTAATATATGGTGGAGTTGGATTAGGAAAAACACACTTAGCTCACGCTATTGGTGTTGAGATTAAAGATAAATATCCAGATAAAACGGTATTGTATATTTCTTCTGAAAAATTTACACAACAGTTTATTGATTCTGTAAAATCAAATACCAGAAATGATTTTATTCATTTCTACCAAATGATTGATGTGTTGATTATTGATGATGTGCAGTTTTTATCAGGAAAAGCTGGTACGCAAGATGTGTTCTTCCATATTTTCAATCATTTACATCAAAATGGAAAACAGGTTATTTTAACTTCGGATAAAGCACCTGTTGATATGCAAGATATCGAACAACGGTTATTATCTCGTTTTAAATGGGGGTTATCAGCTGAGTTACAAGCACCTGATTACGAAACAAGAATTTCAATCTTACAAAACAAATTGTATAGAGATGGTGTTGAAATGCCTGAAGAAATTGTTGAGTATATAGCAAAGAATATAAAGTCGAATGTTCGTGAGTTAGAAGGAGTGATAATTTCAATGATAGCTCAAGCTTCTTTTAATAGAAAAGAGTTTACAATTGAATTAGCAAAGCAGATTGTAGATAAATTTGTTAAGAACACGAAAAAAGAATTGTCTATTGATTACATTCAAAAAGTAGTATCGAAATACTTTGATATGGATGTGGCAACCTTACAGTCAAAAACACGTAAGCGTCATATTGTACAGGCTCGTCAGTTAGCGATGTACTTTGCTAAACGTATGACAAAATCATCGTTAGCAAGTATTGGGAGTCAAATAGGTAAAAGAGATCACGCTACTGTATTACATGCGTGCAAAACTGTAGATAATTTGACTGAAACTGATAAGCAGTTTAAAAAGTATGTAGAAGACTTAACAAAAAAGTTAACTTTATAAACAACGAACCTCACCTAGTGAGGTTTTTTTATGAGTATGAAAAAAATATTAATGGTTTGTTTAGGTAATATTTGCCGATCTCCCCTTGCTGAGGGAATTTTAAAATCTAAATTATCATCTGAAAGTTTTGTAGTTGATTCAGCCGGTACTGCGGGTTATCATGTAGGTGAATTACCTGACGAGCGCTCTATTGAAGTGGCTAGAAAATATGGTATAGATATTACCAATCAACGTTCAAGAAAATTTACAAAAGCTGATTTTGATAAGTTTGACATAATTTTTGCAATGGATCAAAATAATTATGCAGATATTGTAGCTTTGTCTGAAAATGAAGAGCAACATGAAAAAGTAAAGCTGATTTTGAACGAATTGTATCCTGATGAAAACAGGAGTGTTCCAGATCCTTACTATGGAGGAGATCAAGGTTTTGAAAACGTGTATAAAATGTTAGACGAAGCGTGTGAAATTATAGCTTCAAAATTAGAACAGAAATAATGAAAGGTAAATTATACTTGATTCCTACAACGTTAGGTGATACTGAACCATTAGAGGTGATGCCATTGTCAGTAAAAAAGGTAGTAGAACAATTAGATTATTTTATTGTTGAAAACGAAAAGTCTGCTCGAAGGTTCATTAAAAGAATTACACCAACAAAATCACAACCTTCATTGGAGTTGATGTTGTTAGATAAGTATTCTGATGATTTAGAAACTAAGAATTATTTAGATGTTTGTGAAAAAGGAATATCAGTAGGTTTGCTTTCTGAAGCAGGTGTGCCAGCAGTAGCAGATCCAGGCGCAAGTATTGTTAAGTTGGCGCATCAAAAAGGGATTCAAGTAGTTCCATTGGTAGGACCTTCTTCTATTTTGTTGGCAATTATGGCGTCTGGTATGAATGGGCAGAGTTTTGCGTTTAACGGATATTTACCTATTGATAAGTCAGACAGAAAAAAAGCAATTAAAGATTTAGAGAAGCTTTCAAAAGAAAAAAATCAGTCACAGCTTTTTATCGAAACTCCTTACAGGAATGAAAAAATGTTAGATGATTTACGCGCTACTTTATCACCAGATACAAGAGTTTGTGTGGCGTGTGATATAACACTTCCAACAGAATATATTAAAACACTAACGGTAAAAGAATGGAAGCATGTAAAGACTGATTTACATAAGCGACCAGCAATTTTTATCATTCATAAATAAAAAAAGCATCGATTAAATCGATGCTTTTTTAATATCTTTAGTTATTGGTTAAACCGTTGGTTTTTTGTTGGCTTTGATGTTGGAAACATCATAACCAGCAAACTTTTTAAGGTATGATTGTATAGAGGTTCCATAGGCATCGTTAAAACGGATAGATCCATTTGAACGTAAGAACTTTTTTACATTACCGGCACCACTTAAGTGTGCTGCTGCTAAAATACCAGATTCGGTTATTTTAACTCCATTAATGGTCTTTCCAACACTTCTCTTAATATCTTTTCTTAAAATCCATTTGTTTAATTTACAATAAGCAACAAATGTGCGTTCTTGTAATTCTGGGTTTCTAAGAAAATGAGTGGTGTTGTAAATTCTAAATCTCTTTAGGGTTTCTTTACCAAATTGGTATTTCCCTAAATATCCAAGTGTATTAACTACTCTGTACCTACCTTGTGATTCTTTAAAAGCTAAGGCTTCTTTAAATCCTACAAAATCATTTAATAAAAAAGGAATGTTTACCTTTTCTACCTTGTGAATTGGTATTGGCGTTGTTGTAGTAGTTTTTTCTTTTTTAGTTGTAGTCTCTGTAAAACTGGTTAATAATACAAATCCTAAAAATACTAATACTAAATGTCTGATAATTAAATACTTTCTGTTTAGCGCAGCAAAGATACGGTAAATTTTTATAACAGGCTATAAATCAATAATTTACAGTTTCTTAACTGTTGATAATTAAGTTGTTTTCTGGTGTTTTTTTTAGGTAAAAACCAAAAAAAACTATTTTATATTAACTTTTTAATAATGTTTTATTGAAATTGATGAGAATAAAATTTTGTTAATTTATCTCTTTATTCCTTGTTGATTTATCCATTGTTGATATTTCACTGCATTTCGATTGTGTTGTGCTAAAGAGTTAGCAAATTCATGAAAGCCAATTTTATCAACACTAGCACACATGTAGTAATAATTGTGTTTTTGATGGTTTAAAACAGCATCAATAGATGAAATATCTGGCATTGCAATCAAAGTAGGAGGAAGTCCTGTGTTTTTATAAGTATTGTAAGGAGAGTCTATCACTAAATCTTTGTTTAAAACCCTTTTTACAACAAAATCTTGTCCTTTAACTTCTTTAATTGCATATATAACTGTTGGGTCGGCTTGTAAAGGCCAATTATCTCTTAATCTATTTAGATACAAACCAGCCACGACAGGGCGCTCTATTTTTTTAGCTGTTTCTTTCTGAACGATAGAAGCTAATGTAATTACCTCTTCTTTTGAAAGATTTAGTTTTTTAGCTTTTTCTAACCTAGCAGAAGTCCAAAAACGATTGTATTCGCGTAGCATTTTATCGCGAAATTTTTCAGCAGAAGTATTCCAGTAAAACTCATAACTATTCGGAATGTACATTCCTAATGCAGATTTTTCAGTAAATTTATTGGTAGCTAAAAAAGAAGGATCTTGCATAGCTTGTAATAAAGCAATAGAGTCTGCTTCAATTTGTTCAGCTATTCTTCCTGCTAATTTTTCTAAAGTATCTTGATTGTTGAAAGAAAGGATAATAGGTGTTTGATTTCCACTACGTAAAAGGTTTACAACATCATTCATGTTCATCCCTTTTTTTAGTAAATATTTTCCACCTTTGGGTTGTGTGAATTTTTTCTTTTCAGCAACCCAAACAAAATTTTCAGGATGTTTAACAAACTCAGAAAGTTGTTTCTTCACATCTATAAAAGAGGCGTTAGAGCCTATGTATATAGCTCCATCTTTAGTAACAGCTTTACCAAAGATTTTTTGATAGTAGTTAAATCCAATAATTCCGCCAATTAAAAAAATAGCAGCAATACCTCCTAAAATAATTTTCTTATTCATTTATTAGTTGAAATAATAGTTCGTCTTTATATGTTTCATTATGAAATATCCAATCTTTTTTAATACCAGTTTGCTTAAAGTTTTGTTTTTCAAAAAGATGTAAGCTACTAGTATTGTCACTAGTGATATTTGCATATAGTTGATGTAAATGCAAATGTATAAAACAGTACTTTATTAGTAACTGTAAAGCTTCAGAGGCAAATCCCTTCTGCTGAAAGTCAGGATGAATTAAAATTCCGATACCAGCTCTTTTATGTTGCGGGTTAAAATCGAACAAATCTATCATCCCAATAGATTTACCAGTCACTTTATCATCAATAACTAATCGTAATTGTTTAGCTTCATAAATATCTAAGTGAGCGTTTTCTAAATATTGCTTCAGTAAAAATTTAGAAAAAGGAGTCTGTGTATGACTCACTTCCCAAAAAGATTCATTATTTTCAATTTGAAATAAAAACTCTAAATCTTCAGGTTCTAAGGCTCTTAACTTGATATGTGTTCCAGTTAACGTATGCACTAAATATTTATTTTACCCTCAAATACAAATGTAGCGGGACCTTTTAAAAATACATTCGAATAAACTCCGTCTTGTTCTTCAAAAGAAACTTCTAATTCCCCGCCTTCAACAGGCAAGATTATAGATGAACTGTTGGTTTTTTTAGTAGCATGCATGGCTATAGCAACGGCAGTAACACCCGTTCCGCAGGCTAAAGTCTCATTTTCTACGCCACGCTCGTAGGTACGTACTTTAAAAGTGTTATTTGTTATTTGTTCTACAAAATTAACGTTGCTACCTTCGGCACCATAAATTTCATTCCTGATTTTTTTTCCATTTGAAAAAACATCATAATTAGCAAGATCGTTTACCAACTGAACATGGTGTGGAGATCCTGTATTGGTAAAAACGTATTTGTCAAAAATATTCACCTTGTTAACATCAATCATTTGTAAAGAAACAAGGTTGTTAGAAATAGAGGCATGATGCAGCCCGTCAATAGCAATAAAAGTAGTTTCGGTTTCAAAAAGTCCAAGTTTATGAGCAAAAGCCACAATACAGCGTCCACCATTACCACACATAGTACTTTCATTACCATCAGAGTTATAATATACCATTTTAAAATCGGTAGTATTATCTTCTTCAAGTAATATAAGACCATCGGATCCAATACCGAAGTGTCTATTGCATAATTTTGCAATTATGTCAGTTTTATTTTTTGGAAAGGTTTTTGAACGATTATCAATCATGATAAAATCGTTACCAGTTCCTTGGTATTTGTAAAATTCTAAATCCATAATAAAGGACAAAGATACATATTTTATAAAGGAAAGAGGACTGTTAAATAGCGGTTAAAATCAGTTAAATAGAAGTTAAACACATTTACTTGAAATGTTAAAATTGTATATTTGAAGTATAAAATTTTGTAAGCATATGAAGAAAATTATTGGAACTTTAGGAATTGCGATTTTAGGAGGCGCAATAGCACTTGCAGGATACAAAACACTAATAGAAGAACCGCAAGTAATAGTAGAGAAAGAGGTAGAGCCAACAATGCAAACTGTAAAGGCAAGTTATACACCAACAATAATAAACTCAACATCAACACCAACAGATTTTACAGAAGCAGCTGATAAAACAGTACATGCGGTGGTTCATGTTAAAAATACATCTATAAGAACACAACAAGATCCTTATAGTTTTTTCTTTGGAGGAAATGGTACAAGGAAATATCAACAAGTTGGTACAGGTAGCGGTGTAATTATTTCTCCTGATGGATATATTGTAACTAATAATCATGTGATTGAAGGAGCAAGTGATATTGAGATTACGTTAAACAATCAGAAAAAAATAAAAGCGGAATTAATAGGGGCTGATAAAGCGAATGATATAGCATTGTTAAAAGTAGAAGCTGACTTTGAATTACCAAATTTACCTTTTGGAAATTCTGATAATATTAAAGTAGGAGAATGGGTATTAGCAGTAGGAAATCCCTATAATTTAACATCTACTGTTACTGCAGGTATTGTAAGTGCAAAAGGGCGTGATTTAAATGGTAACACAAACATAGATTCATTTATTCAAACAGACGCTGCTGTAAATCCAGGAAACAGTGGAGGAGCGTTAGTGAATACAAGAGGTGAATTAATAGGAATCAATACAGCTATTTCTTCAAGAACAGGCTCTTTTATAGGGTATTCATTTGCTGTACCTTCAAACATTGCTAAAAAAATAGTAGATGATTTACTAGAGTTTGGAATGGTACAACAAGCTGTTTTAGGAATTAATGTAGATATTGAAGCAGTAAATATTGAAGGGGTAAAAATAGGAGAAGTTTTAGAAGAAGGAGGGGCTAAAAAAGCAGGCTTGGAAGAAGGAGATATTATAACAAAAGTAAACGATATAAAGATTTCTAAGTTTTCAGATTTAAAAGGACAGTTAACGGCAAAAAGACCTGGAGAATATGTGAATTTAACAATTGATAGAGATGGAGAAGAGTTGACTAAAGTAGTTAAATTAACCAAGCTTATAAAGTTACCAGTAAGTAGAGTTTTAGAAACAGAGTTTGAAGATCTTACAAAAGAAGATAGGGAAAAGTTTAAATTAGATGGAGGAGCTAAAATTAAAAGAACTCAAAATATAGCTTTTAAACAATTTGAAGTAGGAAAAGGGTATATTTTAACCAAAATTAATGGAAAAAAAGTAAGTAATGCAAAAGAAGCTGTTGGTATGTTAGATCGTTCGTACGGTAGTGGTAAAAGGCTTTTATTAGAGATGATTAGTCCATCAGGTCAAATAGAGCGATTTAGATATTAGGTTAATGAAAAAAATATTTAGAAGAATAAACTATATACTAAATAAAAAAAGTCCTGTTAAAACGATTTTTAACAGGG
Encoded proteins:
- a CDS encoding trypsin-like peptidase domain-containing protein codes for the protein MKKIIGTLGIAILGGAIALAGYKTLIEEPQVIVEKEVEPTMQTVKASYTPTIINSTSTPTDFTEAADKTVHAVVHVKNTSIRTQQDPYSFFFGGNGTRKYQQVGTGSGVIISPDGYIVTNNHVIEGASDIEITLNNQKKIKAELIGADKANDIALLKVEADFELPNLPFGNSDNIKVGEWVLAVGNPYNLTSTVTAGIVSAKGRDLNGNTNIDSFIQTDAAVNPGNSGGALVNTRGELIGINTAISSRTGSFIGYSFAVPSNIAKKIVDDLLEFGMVQQAVLGINVDIEAVNIEGVKIGEVLEEGGAKKAGLEEGDIITKVNDIKISKFSDLKGQLTAKRPGEYVNLTIDRDGEELTKVVKLTKLIKLPVSRVLETEFEDLTKEDREKFKLDGGAKIKRTQNIAFKQFEVGKGYILTKINGKKVSNAKEAVGMLDRSYGSGKRLLLEMISPSGQIERFRY